The sequence below is a genomic window from Calypte anna isolate BGI_N300 chromosome 4A, bCalAnn1_v1.p, whole genome shotgun sequence.
TGCAGTGAAAGTGTTGTTTTGGTTACTGCTTAACTTTGTGGTAGTGACTTGCAAGCCATTGATTTGACTGTAAGTATTTAAGAGAAATGAAGACTAAAGaaacccctctttttttttttcatgtgggCCAGAAAAAGATGCATTGCAAAATATGACATTATTTTCCAACGTGGGGCTGTGAAAATAATGGTACTGATTTCCTAGCTgactttgaatttttcttttatcccttGCACTAAATTTAGGGCTTATCTGttttcagttctgggcccctcagtacaAGGCTATTGCATTGCtgagtgagttcagagaagggcagacAAGGATGAgactagaggaaatggtctgaagttgtgtcaggagaggtttagagtagatgttaggaagaatttctttacttaaAGGGTAGTCAGGAAcaggaatgggctgctcagaaaggtgatggagtcactatccctggaggtattaaaaaaccacGTAGATGTGGCACTTTAGGATGTGCTCTAGTGTGCGTGGTGGGTTTTCTGACTTAACAGCTGAACTCTGATTTTAGAGATCTTTTGTTGCAAGAAGGAGAGTCTTGGCGATAGCCAGCCGAGTACCTACACTCAGAGgcccttgctcaggaatgagcgaCCTGGTCTTGCTCAGCCTCACCCTTTATTGGCCCAATGATCTCGGGCATGCCCACttgggtcagccctaattgggcacaggtgggctgagCATTAGCTGAGTGCAGGCACCTGTTGCCTAcaatcttttccaaccatgacagtGCTGTGTGATTCTAGGTTTATTATCCATTTAAAAGGTGTGATAAAACTTAGTTTTTGTCAAAAGTGAGACTCCCATTTGTCGAATGGATTTCACGTCCTGTTTGACAGAGTGTTGCATCATGTTGTTCAGACCAGTTTTGTGACTCTGTTCTTCTTGAGTAATCTCTTCTCCCTTATGCCAGGAAAGAGCTTATTAAAGGCATGCTAAGCCTTCTTACTGGTTAGCCACTGAGGTGTTTACCCACACTAATACCAAGTTACAGGCAACGTAACCTGTTTCCATCTGTCTTGGCTTAGGCAGTTATCACTTGATTATTCCTGCCCACAGAAAAAGGGTAATCAGTGGAAAAAAGGAGACCTGCAGGttgaaacaaacccaaatttaataaactaataaaaaagaACTGCTATTAACCCCAATACTAGTTGGAAATAAAGTCATACTCTGTCCATAAAACAGTTGCGGACTGTGCACTCCCAGCAGTGGATGTTGGGTGTCAAGCACTAAAGCACCACAGCTCCTGTGCacgatttttttttccccccacaacTGGGTGCTGTGATCTTGTCAGAAATTACAGCCTCCCTTAACAGAAAGCTGATTCTACAGTTCTATCCTAGTCAATCCAGGACACCACTAGGTCATCCTGTTTGCTGATTTGAGTCTACCGGAAGGATAAAACTAAAATTATCCAATTAAAATTACTGACTGTTTGCATTTGTTAGCATAGGTGTGTACTGACACGAAGCTGTTCATGTTGTTGAGCAGCACTAGTGCTGAAGGGTTGAATAGTCCTGCATCTGATGTTCATTTGTATATGAAACAAACTGCTTTACGTGGTTTTGGAAGTTTAGCTACTGGCAAATAGGTAAGGCCAACGGAGTCAGTCTAGAAGTTGATCTTGACTTGGAAAAATATAGGCTGGACTTGGTAGTTAGTATACGTAGTGTCTGGTCCTCAGTAGTAGTGGCTCTGCAAAATTTAGCAAGGTTCTAACTTAAATGAAACCTTGAAAAGCATATTGAGAGTTGGTAGCATAGCAGGGTCCTGTCCGGGCAAGTGATGCAAGAGAGCCTTGACAAGGCATGACTTGAAAGTGGCAATCAGCTTTGGTGCCACAACAGGCAGTGTTTAGCTTACTGAGCCATTAACTCCTTTTGATAAGGATTCAGGATATGTGAAAATGCTTCTTAAGCAGttgttcttaaatatttatgagATAAGAATTTGATTTACTTACCACAGTCTAGTGAGAAAGAATGAAGATACAGAATTTCAACAGCCTTTCCCTTGAACTATAGGAAGGTCATTATGCACTAGGCTGAAGTTTATCACAGAAAATTGGAAGGTTATATATTCCAGTATGGTAATAATTTTGTGGTTTGAGGTTAACAAATAGAGAATTATATGTAGGAGGCAGCTAGAGTCATCATCTATTTAATGCCTGTGTTGTGGAGCAGGATTGTATTAGCATGATTCCCAGTGACAGCCTAACTACCCTGCTGTAGGTGGCATCCTGTtttggagactccacaacctggCAGTCTGTTCCAGTCTAGAGCCACTCTTAAGGCTCAAGAGAgttctttcttttcagcttaCCTGCTGGGATTCAAGCCTGTCATTTCTTGGCTCGTTAACAGTAAATgtgttgttccttttttctgtgtagCAACCTATTACATAGTTCATTGTGCCCCATTTTCTGTGAGGCTGAATAATCCCTCTTCATACAGTATTACATTATTCAGTTTTTTGGTGCTTATTCTCATTGTTTTTTCAACTTTCTCCTGTTGAAAAGTTTTCTTGAAGCACAGTGTCCATGATTTGTTCTCTTGAGTAATTTTAAGCCTTATTACACCTCTCCAATCCAAATGGTGGCTGAGAGTGGGAACCATGGTCAGCTTTGAGTTGAGGAATCTACAGCAGTGGCAAATGACACCATTCTGCAACTGCAAAGTACTGAAAGTTGTGATCCGTTCTGaattaaagcaataaataaaataggaaaGGTTAAAGTTAACATTTGATAAGTTGCATTATGTGTGTTTGTCACTTTCCTGCAATCAACATGTCTCTCTCTGAAATACTTTGTTCGTGAGTAAATTGGTGgcctgaaaattacttttaaaaccttttttttttttttttttttttaaaaagttagaaaataaaaaatgtatgttCTAAAATGCAGTCCTCTAATTTTGAAAACCACTGCTATTTACTGGCTAGTTTTGATTTTCTCTTAGAAAGAGCTTATTTTGAATTTGTAGTGCTTTGACACAAGCATTTGATGGTAAATGTCTTTGGAATGtaactttattattttatttcataaccTGAAAAGAACAACTGTAAAATGCAGTGTATAGTAAATAACAGCACTTCCAGCTaactaattttcaaaataattttagcttTCTCAACACAAAGCATTTATACTTTATGCTTTATATTATTTCTCCTAGAAAACTATTGGGGTGTTCAAACCAAAATCTGAAGAGCCTTATGGACATCTAAATCCAAAATGGaccaaatattttcacaaaGTCTGTTGTCCttgctgctttggcagaggcTGCCTCGTGCCAAATCAGGGATACCTCTCTGAAGCTGGTGCCTATCTTGTGGATGAGAAGCTGGGGCTAGGAGTTGTACCTAAGACAAAGGTAAAagttaaaatatgtaaattgtTGAgtgcaaaaatatatatacagtgACAAGTTTGTAACTATCTGGGCTGTGGTTGTGGAAACATCCCTGTATATCATGCCCTAACACTAAGTAAGTTATGAACTGTTGTAAATCCAAAGGCACAGTGGTTTGGTGTAGAAGTAGTGACTGGTTTTTGTTCTAAAGGGTAAACTTGTGATCTGAATTGAATCACTTCTTCGGAACTACTTCTAGTTTTCTAGTATTTTCTGACACTTTTGTGACTTTTGTTTTGATGAGATGCATCAGAATTGCATTCTTCCCAAAAGCTATTGCAAAAAATCCCACTTTGAAGTCTTTAACCACTTTTTTGTTTGATATATGTAAAATGGCAACTATTAATCTTTTAATAGAAAACCTGTTCAAAGTGCctgttgtttcctttttgccttcttGACAATTGAGCAcaaaatttaatgtaaatttacaattgaaataataatgaattcTGAGCTGCGTTTTTACTTTCATATTTTCAGGTTGTCTGGCTTGTCAGTGAGACCTTTAATTACAGTGCAATAGATCGTGCAaagtcaagaggaaaaaaatatgctttagaGAAAGTGCCAAAAGTTGCTAAAAAATTTAATCGAATTGGACTACCTCCTAAGGTAAGACAAAAACATTgtttttgtgtatttcttgATTCTTAACACagaattttgaattaaaattggTAGTGTCAGTGGTGGAAGAAAACTTTGTTGCTTGTTGAAAATCTCTGAGTGACTCAAATCTAATAAATAGCTGTCTCTGTGAAGAATCTGTCTCTATTATTCCTGTATTtcaacagttttatttttttaaaaaaaaagcaaaaaataatcacaaaaaacccacattatttgagtaattttttctttataatttggTGTTTAGAATACCTGCATTCTGTTCTTTGAAAGCATAGAATTAGCTTTTCTGTTAAAGTTAAGATCTGTTGTGTGACCCATCCAAGTGCCTTTTCCAAGTGCAGTTTCTTACCTTTCAGGTTGGCTCCTTCCAGCTGTTTGTGGAAGGATACAAGGAAGCTGACTACTGGCTCAGGAAGTTTGAAACTGATCCTTTACCTGAGAACACAAGGAAAGAATTTCAGTCACAGTTTGAAAGATTGGTTATCTTGGATTATGTCATCAGAAATACAGGTATTAGTTTCTCTCTGTATCTGTCTGCTTTGGTGATGCAGAACGAGCAAGCAGTGCTGGCTGAACGCTGTTGAAGTCTCTTAGTgcatttcagatgctttttcACAACTGAAGGCCACACTGTTGCATTTGaaacttcaaaaaaatgtaGGTgggattaaaatattaaacactgCAATATGACAAAATCCAAACAACTTGGTTTTGACTGTTACTTGATATTTTTAAGCAATGTAGGAGTTGAATATACAATACAGTCATTGCATATAACGTTAGATGGTGATTTATTAATAACTGGCAGTTgacatgcatttttctttttaaagacaggGGTAATGATAACTGGTTAGTCAAGTTTGAAAAACAGGATGATAGACCTGATCTGTCAGAAAAGGTAAGAAAATTGTACTCAGAAACTTAGAAACTTATATTttttaaggtggtttttttgtttgtttttttttgtttgttttttgtttgtttgtttttttgtgtgtgtgtttttttttgtttttttttatttttagttttagaaCTTGGTCTTTCAGGGAATTAAGTGCATTAGACTTCAGTCCCCATGCCTGGTGACAAAACATGATAATTGCAGATTATGTAGGCAAAGTGAATGAAAAAGCTCTTTGGGTTAGACCAGTCTAGATAGACCAGTGCTGGAAGTTGTTTTTagtattctgtattttttatttactagcTTGGgcctgtaataaaaataaaactacccACTGTTGCTCAAGCACATTTCTCCAGCTGTGTATGTGCTTTGCTTATCTTGTATTTGGGGAAGGGCTCCTTTTTCCTGGTGGTAGTAAGTATTATAAATGCTAGAGTTTATTTGGACACTCCTTCATATTGTTCAAGTCACCTTTAAGCAGTGAAGCTAAAAAGTatattatttagtatttttaaggCATTTCACTGTTTTTGTAAGCTCAAAGGCATcacttatttttgaaatattccCATTGTAGGATAGCCAATGGATTATAACTCAAGAGTCTACTATAAAAATTGCTGCAATTGACAATGGATTAGCATTTCCTTTTAAGCATCCTGATGAGTGGAGGGCATGTAAGTATTCCATTCTTCAGTCATCTTCCTTCTGGGAAGATACTTCAACCATCCTTTTAGAATTCTTTTGTAGTTGAAAGACTTTTCAAGTGACAATTCTGTAAGTGTAAACATGTAGCATGATGGTGTTTAAAACTTCAGACTCTTGAGAGCTTTGAGGATATTTTTTTGATCACTAAATCTGCTTGATTGCCAACGATAACCTCCTCAAAGCCAGAGAACAGCCTATCCAAAAGGCAAGAATTTGATCCAGCACAGCTGAACAGGGAGCTCCTGACTGAACTGTGACagaaagtacattaaaaaaaaaaaaaaggatgtggagaCTTCCCTGGAGAAACAGATTTTCTCCAAAAGTGCAAGAATGGGAGTCTGGAAAGTCAAAGTTCAGCTGGACTAAAGCTAGCAGAGGACATGAAAGGCAACAAGAAAGGCTTAGGTAAATTAGAGGTGAGATTGGAACTGAAGAAAAGTGCTGCAaggaattaaaagcaaaaagtgtAGGAGAACAAATAATTCTTCAATTATTTCTTGA
It includes:
- the PI4K2B gene encoding phosphatidylinositol 4-kinase type 2-beta isoform X2, with amino-acid sequence MLGGGGGPFNAGHTGHTADMNVFLDDPEFAEIILRAEQAIECGVFPERISQGSSGSYFAKDPKGKTIGVFKPKSEEPYGHLNPKWTKYFHKVCCPCCFGRGCLVPNQGYLSEAGAYLVDEKLGLGVVPKTKVVWLVSETFNYSAIDRAKSRGKKYALEKVPKVAKKFNRIGLPPKVGSFQLFVEGYKEADYWLRKFETDPLPENTRKEFQSQFERLVILDYVIRNTDRGNDNWLVKFEKQDDRPDLSEKDSQWIITQESTIKIAAIDNGLAFPFKHPDEWRAYPFHWAWLPQAKVPFSQETRDLVLPRISDMNFVQDLCEDLYELFKTDKGFDKATFENQMSVMRGQILNLTQALKDGKSPIQLVQMPRVIVERSSTGSQGRIVQLSNAFTQTFHSRKPFFSSW